A genomic stretch from Cloacibacterium caeni includes:
- a CDS encoding metallophosphoesterase: MKTNFIVLLAVFFIIEIYVYQAIRNITTNNYIRIGYWIFTLLAYGIILYWILTFNKASRDHQQIQLMVSAMMIFILPKLLSVIFLLIGDFTRLVEFGFKYFTAKENYFPERRKFISTTALAAAGIFSALAIDGIIFGKYRHTVRKVKLRFKNLPENFKGYKIVQISDVHSGSFFNPQKLQKAIELINEQDADVVLFTGDMVNNYADEFKPFIPLFKNIKAKDGKFSILGNHDYGDYGAWNSREEKAQNIPTLKNYQAEAGFKMLRNENIALEKNGEKIYLLGVENWGIKPFPQYGDLDKALKGVPEDAIKVLMSHDPTHFDEVVKKHKTNVHLTLSGHTHGMQFGLDLKNIKWSPVKFKYKKWADLYESEGKYLYVNRGFGVIAYPGRVGINPEITVIELV, from the coding sequence ATGAAAACAAATTTTATCGTATTACTCGCTGTATTTTTCATCATCGAAATATATGTTTATCAAGCGATTAGAAATATTACTACCAATAATTACATTAGAATTGGATATTGGATTTTTACGCTTTTGGCTTACGGAATCATCTTATATTGGATTTTAACATTTAATAAAGCTTCTAGAGACCATCAACAAATTCAATTAATGGTTTCTGCGATGATGATTTTCATTCTTCCGAAACTATTGTCTGTAATATTTTTATTGATAGGAGATTTTACCAGATTGGTAGAATTTGGTTTTAAATATTTCACCGCTAAAGAAAACTATTTCCCTGAGCGCAGAAAATTCATTTCTACCACCGCTCTTGCGGCTGCTGGAATTTTCTCAGCATTGGCAATAGATGGCATAATTTTCGGAAAATACAGACACACGGTAAGAAAAGTAAAATTGAGATTTAAAAACCTCCCCGAAAATTTCAAAGGCTACAAAATCGTACAAATCTCGGATGTTCACAGTGGAAGTTTTTTCAATCCTCAAAAATTACAAAAAGCGATTGAACTGATTAATGAACAAGATGCAGATGTGGTTTTATTCACCGGTGACATGGTGAATAATTATGCAGATGAATTCAAACCATTTATTCCGCTTTTTAAAAACATTAAAGCCAAAGACGGCAAATTTTCTATCTTAGGAAATCATGATTATGGCGATTATGGCGCGTGGAATTCTCGAGAAGAAAAAGCGCAAAACATCCCAACTTTGAAAAACTATCAAGCCGAAGCTGGTTTTAAAATGCTGCGCAATGAAAATATTGCCTTAGAAAAAAATGGAGAGAAAATTTATCTTTTGGGCGTAGAAAATTGGGGAATCAAACCTTTTCCACAATATGGTGATTTAGACAAAGCTTTGAAGGGCGTTCCTGAAGATGCGATTAAAGTTTTGATGAGCCATGACCCAACTCACTTTGACGAAGTGGTAAAAAAGCACAAAACCAATGTTCATCTTACCCTTTCTGGTCACACTCACGGAATGCAATTTGGTTTAGATTTGAAAAACATCAAATGGTCGCCTGTAAAATTTAAATACAAAAAATGGGCTGATTTATATGAGTCAGAAGGAAAATATCTCTATGTAAACAGAGGTTTCGGAGTTATTGCTTATCCTGGAAGAGTGGGCATCAATCCAGAAATTACGGTTATAGAATTGGTATAA